In one Solanum dulcamara chromosome 1, daSolDulc1.2, whole genome shotgun sequence genomic region, the following are encoded:
- the LOC129893076 gene encoding uncharacterized protein LOC129893076, whose protein sequence is MERWVEFWCKKDTKYRQPSPRREKKFARLTSSHNPNGVIGESVNWSSAEEALFHKLEVKSHNKNETYLAAFLSCWLCVFVILTKEVGFIRPGVFRIACHLACGQRVSLVVPVLASIYKGLNTISRCSRLDLVQTYFPIHYVYGWLTYYFKTHYPLAGGPANPFMASFSGEGTTRYFEKEYARKRIHGGGTISWDATLIKTPNAHHYRDDGTEKEFQSNFFMSLSSNYLTLRDENIFIMESYSPHRFSRQFGFFQDAPDRLDQDFCEASLVEGLRLARICVLIKSRARAIFLPSGSNLKKFFSLNYKSWWEKVHENFLENYIQSLVSAVGLDSNILQKQDDEVLIVSQPTILKSKVVFPDKIKGSSLEEVQKEKYSAQIQWTSHKRPSQDESSSTRSDHCWKQLKLPSDTPNDDSSHPVEIFHNNVSSSKTLTAIKEANDVSMLDTSHQSKPQDSNESVEGPTSRKSILSPKLEREATFVPHERTTSNVEYPPHKKLTMSVSIFDGKQVISELRMNFVEGTWNKIHSKLADLTAERVSSLEDEVQVIFKDVNEMGVDISPLKNLLESLFVLATSYDQAQSSLADKALKIEESVSYLNAKKYLDLVLNKKNEKFKELSDICQSLKEARKKVKELNALRDAAKKEVEDVESKVSTAEQEYNRCVDVSLATANASNDVEDKKRVLEISLQDLTNYKLRLD, encoded by the exons ATGGAAAGATGGGTAGAGTTTTGGTGTAAGAAAGATACAAAATATAGACAACCCTCaccaagaagagaaaagaagttTGCCCGTCTTACATCATCGCATAACCCAAATGGCGTAATTGGTGAATCTGTTAATTGGTCTTCTGCTGAAGAAGCTTTATTTCACAAGTTGGAAGTTAAGAgtcataataaaaatgaaacataCTTGGCAGCCTTTTTATCTTGCTGGTTGTGTGTATTTGTGATTCTTACAAAGGAGGTTGGCTTTATTCGTCCGGGCGTCTTCAGAATCGCCTGTCATTTAGCATGTGGACAAAGAGTTAGCCTTGTAGTTCCAGTCTTAGCCAGCATTTACAAAGGTCTAAATACGATTTCAAGATGCTCACGACTTGATCTCGTTCAAACTTATTTTCCAATTCATTACGTGTATGGTTGGTTGACCTATTACTTCAAAACTCATTACCCATTAGCAGGTGGACCGGCTAATCCTTTTATGGCTTCTTTTTCTGGCGAAGGTACTACCAGGTATTTTGAAAAAGAGTATGCAAGAAAGCGTATACATGGAGGGGGAACCATTTCCTGGGATGCAACATTGATCAAAACGCCTAATGCTCACCACTACCGCGATGACGGCACTGAAAAAGAATTTCAATCGAATTTCTTTATGAGCCTTAGCTCAAACTATCTCACTTTAAGggatgaaaatatctttattatgGAGTCTTATAGTCCCCATAGATTCAGTCGTCAATTTGGCTTTTTTCAAGATGCTCCTGATCGATTAGATCAAGATTTTTGTGAAGCTTCATTAGTCGAGGGCTTAAGGCTTGCACGAATTTGTGTGCTGATAAAATCTAGGGCAAGAGCAATATTTCTTCCTAGTGGGTCCaacttgaagaaattctttTCGCTCAATTACAAGTCTTGGTGGGAAAAGGTGCAtgaaaattttcttgaaaattatatacAGTCCTTGGTGAGTGCTGTTGGTCTGGATAGTAATATTCTTCAAAAGCAAGACGATGAGGTCTTAATTGTGAGTCAACCTACTATTTTGAAATCTAAAGTTGTTTTTCCAGATAAGATCAAGGGATCTTCCCTTGAGgaagttcaaaaagaaaagtattcaGCTCAAATTCAATGGACCTCTCACAAACGTCCATCTCAAGATGAAAGTAGTAGCACCCGTAGTGATCATTGTTGGAAGCAATTGAAACTACCTTCTGACACGCCAAACGATGATAGTTCACATCCAGTAGAGATTTTTCATAACAATGTTAGTTCTTCAAAGACTTTGACAGCTATTAAAGag GCAAACGATGTTAGCATGTTGGATACTTCTCACCAAAGTAAGCCACAAGATAGTAATGAATCTGTAGAGGGGCCGActtcaagaaaatcaattttgtcACCCAAATTAGAGCGGGAGGCTACTTTTGTCCCACATGAAAGGACTACATCGAATGTAGAATATCCTCCCCATAAGAAACTGACAATGTCCGTGTCCATTTTTGACGGAAAGCAAGTCATCTCAGAACTTCGAATGAATTTTGTCGAAGGAACTTGGAATAAGATTCATTCTAAGCTCGCTGATCTCACTGCAGAACGTGTTTCTTCTCTTGAGGATGAGGTCCAAGTAATTTTTAAGGATGTAAATGAAATGGGGGTGGATATTTCTCCTTTGAAGAACTTATTAGAGTCTCTCTTTGTACTTGCCACCTCCTATGACCAAGCACAATCATCCCTTGCTGATAAAGCCCTGAAAATTGAAGAATCCGTGTCATATCTAAATGCCAAGAAATACCTTGATCTTGTCTTGAATAAAAAGAATGAGAAATTCAAAGAGTTGTCTGACATTTGTCAGTCTCTTAAGGAGGCGAGGAAGAAGGTGAAAGAGTTAAATGCCCTTCGAGATGCTGCCAAGAAAGAAGTCGAAGATGTTGAATCTAAAGTCTCAACAGCTGAACAAGAGTACAACAGATGTGTTGATGTTTCTCTAGCTACTGCAAATGCCTCAAATGATGTGGAAGATAAGAAGAGAGTTTTAGAGATTTCTCTTCAAGACTTAACTAATTATAAGCTACGTTTAGACTAG
- the LOC129884278 gene encoding trihelix transcription factor ASR3-like isoform X1: MKLERLTLIPSTDSDGRLNGADDSNKVPRLPRWTRQEILVLIQGKKVAENRIRRGRTGGLELGSAQVEPKWASVSSYCKRHGVNRGPVQCRKRWSNLAGDFKKIKEWESLIKEETESFWVMRNDLRREKKLPGFFDREVYDILDRGNGNGNGDEEGGLVLALGSEVLFDSGKSAAAAGDDGLFSDFEPDEAGATPHKPVNDPPIPTPISEQQHQPLSQVSPTQAGTSQPTTREPDIGSGQEGRKRKQNDLDADDEEARNVQHHLVRALERNGKLVSSQLEAQNMHFEQDREQRKGHVDNLVAVLTKLADALGRIADKL; encoded by the exons ATGAAGCTTGAGCGATTGACCCTAATTCCGTCTACCGACTCCGACGGCCGTCTGAACGGCGCCGATGATTCCAACAAAGTTCCGAGGCTTCCTCGTTGGACCAGACAAGAAATTCTGGTTCTGATACAGGGGAAAAAAGTTGCTGAAAACCGGATCCGTCGAGGGCGAACCGGAGGTCTGGAATTGGGTTCAGCACAGGTTGAACCCAAATGGGCTTCTGTTTCTTCCTACTGTAAAAGACATGGTGTGAACCGTGGACCGGTTCAATGCCGGAAGAGATGGAGTAATTTGGCAGGAGATTTTAAGAAGATTAAAGAGTGGGAGTCTTTGATTAAAGAAGAAACAGAGTCCTTTTGGGTCATGAGGAATGATTTGAGGAGAGAGAAAAAATTACCTGGATTTTTTGATAGAGAAGTGTATGATATTCTTGATCGTGGAAATGGAAACGGAAATGGCGATGAAGAAGGAGGGTTGGTTTTGGCTTTGGGGTCAGAAGTTTTGTTTGATAGTGGGAAAAGTGCTGCTGCTGCAGGGGATGATGGCTTGTTTTCAGATTTTGAGCCAGATGAAGCAGGCGCCACTCCCCATAAACCAGTCAATGACCCTCCTATTCCTACTCCAATTTCAG AGCAACAACATCAACCACTCTCTCAAGTTTCTCCTACACAAG CAGGTACAAGCCAACCTACCACCCGAGAACCCGATATAGGAAGCGGTCAGGAAGGAAGGAAAAGAAAGCAAAACGACTTAGATGCAGATGATGAAGAAGCAAGGAATGTGCAACATCACTTAGTGAGAGCATTGGAGAGGAATGGCAAACTTGTGAGCTCCCAACTTGAAGCTCAGAATATGCATTTTGAACAGGATAGGGAGCAAAGAAAGGGCCATGTCGATAACTTAGTAGCAGTACTTACCAAGCTTGCAGATGCTTTGGGAAGAATTGCAGATAAGTTATAG
- the LOC129884278 gene encoding trihelix transcription factor ASR3-like isoform X2, with the protein MKLERLTLIPSTDSDGRLNGADDSNKVPRLPRWTRQEILVLIQGKKVAENRIRRGRTGGLELGSAQVEPKWASVSSYCKRHGVNRGPVQCRKRWSNLAGDFKKIKEWESLIKEETESFWVMRNDLRREKKLPGFFDREVYDILDRGNGNGNGDEEGGLVLALGSEVLFDSGKSAAAAGDDGLFSDFEPDEAGATPHKPVNDPPIPTPISEQQHQPLSQVSPTQGTSQPTTREPDIGSGQEGRKRKQNDLDADDEEARNVQHHLVRALERNGKLVSSQLEAQNMHFEQDREQRKGHVDNLVAVLTKLADALGRIADKL; encoded by the exons ATGAAGCTTGAGCGATTGACCCTAATTCCGTCTACCGACTCCGACGGCCGTCTGAACGGCGCCGATGATTCCAACAAAGTTCCGAGGCTTCCTCGTTGGACCAGACAAGAAATTCTGGTTCTGATACAGGGGAAAAAAGTTGCTGAAAACCGGATCCGTCGAGGGCGAACCGGAGGTCTGGAATTGGGTTCAGCACAGGTTGAACCCAAATGGGCTTCTGTTTCTTCCTACTGTAAAAGACATGGTGTGAACCGTGGACCGGTTCAATGCCGGAAGAGATGGAGTAATTTGGCAGGAGATTTTAAGAAGATTAAAGAGTGGGAGTCTTTGATTAAAGAAGAAACAGAGTCCTTTTGGGTCATGAGGAATGATTTGAGGAGAGAGAAAAAATTACCTGGATTTTTTGATAGAGAAGTGTATGATATTCTTGATCGTGGAAATGGAAACGGAAATGGCGATGAAGAAGGAGGGTTGGTTTTGGCTTTGGGGTCAGAAGTTTTGTTTGATAGTGGGAAAAGTGCTGCTGCTGCAGGGGATGATGGCTTGTTTTCAGATTTTGAGCCAGATGAAGCAGGCGCCACTCCCCATAAACCAGTCAATGACCCTCCTATTCCTACTCCAATTTCAG AGCAACAACATCAACCACTCTCTCAAGTTTCTCCTACACAAG GTACAAGCCAACCTACCACCCGAGAACCCGATATAGGAAGCGGTCAGGAAGGAAGGAAAAGAAAGCAAAACGACTTAGATGCAGATGATGAAGAAGCAAGGAATGTGCAACATCACTTAGTGAGAGCATTGGAGAGGAATGGCAAACTTGTGAGCTCCCAACTTGAAGCTCAGAATATGCATTTTGAACAGGATAGGGAGCAAAGAAAGGGCCATGTCGATAACTTAGTAGCAGTACTTACCAAGCTTGCAGATGCTTTGGGAAGAATTGCAGATAAGTTATAG